A genome region from Solanum pennellii chromosome 12, SPENNV200 includes the following:
- the LOC107005613 gene encoding receptor-like protein 19 isoform X1: protein MRKHLKQCFTTSQIWSLETLKLSGNLRLEGVFPKRNTLLTELDISYTGISGELPDSIGNFSSLKYLNLQQCQFSGSIPDSIGNLTQITALDLSYNHFTGRIIPSTISKFKHLTLLDLSSNSFSGEIPDVFSNLQKLRYLDFFNNSFIGPFPASILSLTRLEHLGLSSNSLSGPLPSNTRTLPKLIHLDLSYNSLNGTIPSWVFSLPLLYSVSLQHNRFRGLADEVIKTNPTLKELHLSNNQLSGSFPQSLANLTNLETLGISSNNITIDEGMNITFLSLSSLFLSSCQLKHFPHFLRNVNTLVYLDISNNKISGQIPNWFSGMRWDSLIFLNLSGNSLTGNLPQFRYDNIGYLDLKFNSLQGPLPSSICNMSKLILLDLSHNYFSDSVPHCLGSMGLLTALDLRRNNLTGSLPPLCAQSTSLSTIVVNGNQFEGPVPVSLLKCNGLEVLDVGNNAINDTFPAWLGVLQELQVLILKSNKFHGPISTCQTEFCFPKLRIFDLSRNDFSGSLPANVFGNFEAMIKLDGEDTGNIKYMTSVLNSPFVTSYENSVSLVIKGQDFELQRISTITTTIDLSSNHFEGVIPETLKDLSSLWLLNLSHNNLIGHIPMELGQLNTLEALDLSWNRLTGKIPQELTRMNFLALLNLSHNHLIGPIPHSLQFNTFGNDSYGGNLDLCGPPLSKQCGTSDPSHVPQPLEEEEDESESYFFSGFTWESVVLGYSFGLIVGTVMWSLVFKYRKPKWLVEFFDGLMPHKRRRPNRRAQRRWT, encoded by the exons ATGAGAAAACATTTGAAACAATGCTTCACAACTTCACAAATCTGGAG CTTGGAAACACTCAAATTGAGTGGGAATCTTCGTCTTGAAGGAGTTTTTCCAAAGAGAAACACTCTGTTAACGGAGTTGGATATATCGTACACAGGCATCTCTGGTGAGCTACCTGATTCAATTGGCAACTTCAGTTCCTTGAAATACTTAAACCTCCAACAATGTCAATTCTCTGGTTCCATTCCTGATTCCATAGGCAACCTAACACAAATTACGGCGTTAGATTTATCTTATAATCATTTCACTGGCCGTATTATTCCTTCCACAATCTCTAAATTCAAGCACCTAACGCTTTTGGATCTTTCATCTAACTCCTTTTCAGGTGAAATTCCAGATGTTTTCTCTAACCTCCAAAAGCTACgttatttagatttttttaataacagCTTCATCGGTCCATTTCCCGCTTCAATATTAAGTTTGACACGTCTTGAACACTTAGGATTGTCGAGTAATTCCCTATCTGGCCCACTGCCTAGCAACACACGCACGCTTCCAAAACTAATCCATCTAGATTTGTCATACAACTCACTGAATGGTACCATACCATCTTGGGTGTTTAGCCTACCTTTGCTATATTCAGTGTCCCTCCAACATAACCGATTCAGAGGACTAGCCGATGAAGTGATCAAAACAAACCCAACATTAAAGGAACTGCATTTAAGCAATAATCAACTCAGTGGTTCTTTTCCTCAATCACTTGCGAATCTCACAAACCTTGAAACCCTTGGAATTTCATCAAATAACATCACCATTGACGAGGGAATGAATATCACCTTTCTTAGCCTATCATCTTTATTCTTATCATCTTGTCAACTGAAGCATTTTCCACACTTCTTGAGAAATGTAAACACACTTGTGTACTTGGATATTTCTAACAATAAGATTTCTGGTCAAATCCCTAACTGGTTTAGCGGCATGAGGTGGGACTCGTTGATTTTCTTAAACCTTTCTGGTAATTCATTAACAGGAAACCTACCACAATTTCGTTACGATAACATAGGGTATCTTGATCTGAAATTTAACTCCCTTCAGGGTCCACTACCTTCATCCATTTGTAACATGAGCAAACTTATCTTATTAGATTTATCACACAACTACTTCAGTGACTCAGTTCCACATTGCTTGGGAAGCATGGGTTTACTAACGGCGTTGGACTTAAGAAGGAACAATCTCACAGGGAGTCTTCCTCCGTTATGCGCACAGAGCACTTCATTGAGTACCATTGTCGTAAATGGTAATCAATTTGAAGGACCTGTTCCTGTGTCATTGCTCAAGTGTAATGGTCTAGAAGTCCTTGATGTGGGGAACAATGCTATAAATGACACGTTTCCAGCGTGGCTTGGAGTTCTTCAAGAGCTGCAGGTCCTTATATTAAAGTCGAACAAGTTCCATGGACCTATAAGTACGTGTCAGACTGAGTTTTGCTTTCCCAAGTTGCGAATTTTTGATCTTTCTCGTAATGATTTCAGTGGCTCACTTCCTGCAAATGTTTTTGGAAACTTCGAGGCAATGATCAAATTAGATGGTGAAGACACAGGAAATATCAAGTACATGACATCTGTGTTGAATTCGCCATTTGTCACATCGTATGAGAATTCAGTGAGTTTGGTTATCAAAGGGCAGGATTTTGAGCTACAAAGAATCAGCACAATTACGACAACCATAGATCTTTCAAGCAACCATTTTGAAGGTGTCATTCCGGAAACACTAAAAGATCTCAGCTCGCTTTGGCTACTCAATTTATCCCATAACAATCTCATTGGTCATATTCCAATGGAATTGGGGCAATTGAATACACTTGAAGCTTTAGATCTCTCCTGGAATCGGCTCACTGGAAAGATTCCGCAGGAATTGACAAGAATGAACTTTCTGGCCTTATTAAACCTCTCTCATAATCATCTCATCGGACCAATTCCTCACAGTCTACAGTTCAACACATTTGGAAATGACTCGTATGGCGGAAACCTTGATTTATGTGGTCCTCCTTTATCAAAACAATGTGGAACGAGTGATCCATCGCATGTTCCTCAACCattggaggaagaagaagatgaaagtgAGTCGTATTTTTTTAGTGGATTTACGTGGGAATCAGTAGTCCTAGGCTACAGTTTTGGACTAATTGTTGGAACTGTCATGTGGAGTCTCGTGTTTAAATACCGTAAGCCAAAATGGCTTGTGGAATTTTTCGATGGACTCATGCCTCACAAAAGAAGAAGGCCAAATAGGAGAGCTCAGAGACGATGGACTTAA